In a single window of the Geotrypetes seraphini chromosome 11, aGeoSer1.1, whole genome shotgun sequence genome:
- the LOC117369078 gene encoding LITAF domain-containing protein-like yields MNEETGCTMPVPGSDGNVQPLLTKTQPSVTMSAVYPPPPPYQLEQTVLPSVHTQPAANVTTVIIGTNLTDTPGVTVCASCHQNITTKVNHVTGMLSWIIFIVLCLLGCWFGCCLIPFFVNSCKDVDHFCPNCNYHIYKYKRI; encoded by the exons ATGAATGAGGAAACCGGGTGCACCATGCCAGTGCCAGGCTCAGATGGCAATGTCCAACCATTACTGACAAAAACACAGCCTTCAG TGACGATGTCAGCTGTTTACCCACCTCCACCACCTTATCAGCTAGAACAAACTGTTCTTCCTTCAGTACATACCCAACCAGCCG CAAATGTGACCACTGTTATTATAGGAACCAACCTCACCGATACACCTGGAGTGACAGTGTGTGCTTCCTGCCACCAGAATATCACCACAAAGGTCAACCATGTTACAGGCATGCTCTCCTGGATTATATTCATAGTCTTGTGTCTGCTGGG ATGCTGGTTCGGATGCTGCCTCATTCCCTTCTTTGTCAATTCCTGCAAGGATGTTGATCATTTTTGTCCAAATTGTAACTATCATATTTACAAATATAAGCGGATTTAA